The sequence ttctaaaaatttgacagatgtaattatagtacaatcgtagtataattatactgtaacttgtatgtaattacactgtaacttgcatgtaagtACAGTGTAACTTCGAATAAGCCTTCCGtctgtccctctctctctctctctctcatcaggCCCAATACTAGGCCCATCTGCAAGTTTGGCCCAATGTTTGAGGCCCAACTAGGCCCAGAGAAGGTTCGAGACGCGTGGAGCAGCTTCGTCTCCGCGGCGACCTAAAATCGCGAGGACTACGACCAAATCACGCATCTTCTGCCTCTTCTTCCATTGCAGAGCCCGCACGCTTCCGCAACCACCACCGCGTCCGTGATCCCATccacctccatcgccgccgccgccgccgcgtatgCGCCGCCGGTGACCGGGATCCATGGCGGAGCCGGACCTACTCGCGCCCTTCGCCGACCTCCCCTTCCCCCCCGGCGACGACTTCCCCGACTTCCCGGCCCTCGGGGATGACGCCTTCGCGCTGGAGGATTTCGATCTCGAGGATCTGGACTTCGACTTCGATGTGGATCTCTTCCCGccggatgcgccgccgccggtgacgacgtcttcgtcctcggccgCCGGATCGCCGGAAGCGGGGACGTCGTCGACCGGCGACGGGGGTTCCAAGAACGAGGAGTCCGCGgattcgtcgtcgccgtcgaggagcgggagtgacggcggcggcggcggcagcggcaaggaTGGGAAAGATGATGAGGCgaagcggcgcgcgcggctggTGCGCAACCGGGAGAGCGCGCACCAGTCGCGGCAGAGGAAGAAGCAGTACGTTGAGGAGCTGGAGGGGAAGGTGAAGGTGATGCAGGCCACCATCGCCGACCTCACCGCCAGGATCTCCTGCGTCACGGCCGAGAACGCCGCCCTCAAGCAGCAATTGAGTGGCaccgccggtgccggtgccgccgcgctgccgccgccaatgCCCATGTACCCTGCGGTTTACCCATTGCCGATGCCATGGATCCACCCAGCCTACGCAATGCGTGGCTCGCAGGTGCCGCTCGTGCCGATACCCCGGCTGAAGACGCAGCTTCCTGCGTCCACACCGGAGCCACCGGCCAAGAAGGCCCGGAAGACCAAGAAGGTTGCAGGTGTTAGCCTACTCGGATTGCTGTTCTTGATGATGGTCTGCGGGTGTTTGGTTCCTGCGGTAAATCGGATGTATGGTGCAGCTTACACTGGGGAAGGCGCTGCGATTGTTCCGTCACATCATGGGAGAATTCTGGCTGTTGAAGGGCCACAAAATAGTGTCTCAAATGGTGTTGATCCGAAGGTACCGCAGAATGGTAGCGAAACGCTACCAGCATTGTTATATCTACCAAGGAATGGGAAACATGTGAAGATCAATGGAAATCTGGTTATTAAGTCCATTGTTGCGAGTGAGAAAGCCTCTTCCCGTTTGTCTAACTATGGTGGGAAGGGTTCTGGAAACCAAGAAAAGGAGGAGACTAGCTTAGCAATCCCTGGCTATGTAGCTCCGTTAGAAGCTGGAGAAGTCATGGATTCTGCTTTTAATGAACTGATGGCTCTGGCTCCTGGAGATGGAAGCATATACAGGGAGGATGATGGGATGCTGCCACAGTGGTTTAGTGAAGCAATGTCAGGTAAGAATGCTGCATAATGTCGCACCACACACCCTATTTAATTTAAATGAACAATACTGTATATGCCTTGTTGGTGTTTGTATGACAATGTGGCACTTAGTGCGATGAATTGTTTGGAGTATAACACTTACTATCTGCTAGAGCTAGCGATCTTAATAGATGAATGTAGTGCTTATTCAGTGCTGGAAGTAGAAGATATCTGCATATATTACATGTTCTTTGCAGTGGTAAAGGTGTAAACTTATTGTGGGTTTAGTATGCCACTCGGGTAGATGATTACCAATATACCATGATACATAGGAGGCGATCATAGACTTTTGGGTCAGTGGTTCATTGTTTAGTCACCATTGTGAAAAGCTCAATGTTGTAGTTTTTTCCGTTGCGGTATGCTATTGGAGAAGTTGCCATTGCAGCATATATAATTAACTGCTCAATGCATATATTTTGTTGACTGGAATGTTATGTTCTGAATTACTGCTAATTCTGTATATTTTATGATATTTAATTTACTATTGTACAGTATACTATTTATGTACATTAGTTTGACGAGTAAATTGCATTGCCAgtacacgaacttgtaaaatgctcgttttggtgcTTGAATTTGTCTGGTGCATGCGGAGGAAGGCAAAAAGGACACAACATGGCTAATCTTATTAATTTAGGGGCTCATTAGGATATTATGTAAACATATATCTGAGAAGgtttgctattagacatacacCTCTTCAATAAAAATAGAATG is a genomic window of Oryza glaberrima chromosome 7, OglaRS2, whole genome shotgun sequence containing:
- the LOC127780109 gene encoding bZIP transcription factor 60 is translated as MAEPDLLAPFADLPFPPGDDFPDFPALGDDAFALEDFDLEDLDFDFDVDLFPPDAPPPVTTSSSSAAGSPEAGTSSTGDGGSKNEESADSSSPSRSGSDGGGGGSGKDGKDDEAKRRARLVRNRESAHQSRQRKKQYVEELEGKVKVMQATIADLTARISCVTAENAALKQQLSGTAGAGAAALPPPMPMYPAVYPLPMPWIHPAYAMRGSQVPLVPIPRLKTQLPASTPEPPAKKARKTKKVAGVSLLGLLFLMMVCGCLVPAVNRMYGAAYTGEGAAIVPSHHGRILAVEGPQNSVSNGVDPKVPQNGSETLPALLYLPRNGKHVKINGNLVIKSIVASEKASSRLSNYGGKGSGNQEKEETSLAIPGYVAPLEAGEVMDSAFNELMALAPGDGSIYREDDGMLPQWFSEAMSGPMLNSGMCTEVFQFDLSPTTADANGIVPVYSGSVTNTSQNYTENLPSGPVQKVKNRRISYSEAIPLRGLISNDTDHFKAPPKNHSQSHAGRKPVSSVVVSVLADPREASDRDGEGRISSNSVSRIFVVVLIDSVKYVTYSCVLPFKSHSPHL